In Cyanobacterium stanieri LEGE 03274, the following are encoded in one genomic region:
- a CDS encoding ferredoxin:protochlorophyllide reductase (ATP-dependent) subunit N, protein MTLAQAPITPELNFECETGNYHTFCPISCVAWLYQKIEDSFFLVIGTKTCGYFLQNAMGVMIFAEPRYAMAELEEGDISAQLNDYNELRRLCEQIKRDRNPSVIVWIGTCTTEIIKMDLEGIAPKLEAEIGIPIVVARANGLDYAFTQGEDTVLASMANRCPKEATTNTEEKEERNGIQKLLNFGKKKEEITATESEYKQHHPLVLFGSLPDPVVTNLTLELKKQGVKIDGWLPAKRYTELPVIEEGYYVAGVNPFLSRTATTLMRRRKCKLIGAPFPIGPDGTRAWIEKICSVLGVETHGLEEREAQIWENLQDYVDLVKGKSVFFMGDNLLEVSLARFLTRCGMKVHEIGIPYMDKRYQKAELDFLAQTCQEMGVTMPTIVEKPDNYNQLQRIKELQPDLVITGMAHANPLEARGISTKWSVEFTFAQIHGFTNARDVLELVTRPLRRNNNLKDLGWNQLVKS, encoded by the coding sequence ATGACATTAGCCCAAGCGCCCATTACCCCAGAATTAAACTTTGAATGTGAAACAGGAAATTATCACACCTTCTGCCCCATAAGTTGTGTGGCATGGTTATATCAAAAAATTGAGGATAGTTTTTTCCTCGTCATCGGAACAAAAACTTGCGGTTATTTCCTACAAAATGCCATGGGAGTGATGATTTTTGCTGAACCTCGTTACGCTATGGCGGAGTTAGAAGAAGGGGATATTTCAGCGCAGCTTAATGATTATAATGAGTTGAGAAGACTTTGTGAACAAATTAAGCGCGATCGCAACCCATCTGTTATAGTGTGGATTGGTACTTGTACCACAGAAATCATCAAAATGGATTTAGAAGGTATCGCCCCCAAACTAGAAGCCGAAATCGGCATCCCCATCGTGGTTGCCCGTGCCAACGGCTTAGATTATGCCTTTACCCAAGGAGAAGACACCGTTTTAGCATCCATGGCGAATCGTTGTCCGAAAGAAGCAACAACTAACACCGAAGAAAAAGAAGAGCGCAACGGCATCCAAAAACTATTAAACTTTGGTAAGAAAAAAGAAGAAATTACCGCCACCGAAAGCGAATATAAACAACATCATCCTTTAGTATTATTTGGTTCATTACCTGATCCCGTTGTCACCAATTTAACCCTAGAATTGAAAAAACAAGGGGTAAAAATTGATGGATGGCTACCAGCCAAACGCTATACCGAATTACCTGTCATCGAAGAGGGTTATTATGTGGCAGGGGTTAATCCCTTCCTCAGTCGCACCGCCACCACCCTAATGCGTCGCCGTAAATGTAAACTAATTGGCGCACCCTTCCCCATTGGCCCCGATGGCACTAGGGCATGGATTGAGAAAATTTGTTCTGTGTTGGGAGTTGAAACCCATGGCTTAGAAGAAAGAGAAGCCCAAATTTGGGAAAACTTACAAGACTATGTGGATTTAGTGAAAGGTAAGTCAGTATTTTTCATGGGAGACAATTTATTAGAAGTATCCCTCGCCCGTTTCCTCACCCGATGCGGAATGAAAGTCCATGAAATCGGTATCCCCTACATGGATAAACGTTACCAAAAAGCGGAACTAGATTTCCTTGCCCAAACCTGCCAAGAAATGGGAGTTACCATGCCTACCATTGTGGAAAAACCTGATAACTATAATCAGCTACAACGCATCAAGGAGTTACAACCCGATTTAGTCATCACAGGAATGGCCCACGCTAATCCCTTGGAGGCACGGGGAATTAGTACAAAATGGTCGGTAGAATTTACTTTTGCTCAAATCCACGGTTTCACCAATGCCCGTGATGTATTAGAGTTGGTTACTCGTCCTTTACGTCGTAATAATAATCTTAAGGATTTGGGTTGGAATCAATTGGTTAAAAGTTAA
- a CDS encoding DUF5331 domain-containing protein codes for MKLKIKDKWLDYWAINKKWITLFCEENNDWYDTSDNGKRPPAKLILGIVTALELELSEYLETFLYLNSDEDAIIQALGLDFDPDVELKKLEDIRKTSPAQITQSSPSYTSPLDDFRKQILNSNNQI; via the coding sequence ATGAAGTTAAAAATTAAAGATAAATGGCTAGATTATTGGGCTATTAATAAAAAATGGATTACTTTATTTTGCGAAGAAAATAATGATTGGTATGACACATCAGATAATGGTAAACGTCCCCCCGCTAAATTAATTTTGGGTATAGTGACAGCCCTAGAGTTAGAATTATCCGAATATTTAGAGACTTTTCTTTATTTAAACTCTGATGAAGATGCGATTATTCAGGCGTTAGGTTTGGATTTTGATCCTGATGTTGAGTTAAAAAAACTAGAGGATATTAGAAAAACATCACCAGCACAAATAACGCAATCATCACCTTCTTATACTTCGCCTTTAGATGATTTTCGTAAACAGATTTTAAACTCTAATAATCAAATTTAA
- the bchL gene encoding ferredoxin:protochlorophyllide reductase (ATP-dependent) iron-sulfur ATP-binding protein, translating into MTLTLAVYGKGGIGKSTTSCNISTALAKRGKKVLQIGCDPKHDSTFTLTGFLIPTIIDTLQEKDFHYEDIWPEDVIYKGYAGVDCVEAGGPPAGAGCGGYVVGETVKLLKELNAFDEYDVILFDVLGDVVCGGFAAPLNYADYCLIVTDNGFDALFAANRIAASVREKARTHTLRLAGLIGNRTSKRDLIDKYISHVAMPVLEVLPLIEDIRVSRVKGKTLFEMAEKDPSLDYVCDFYLNIADQILAMPEGVVPSEAQDRDLFTLLSDYYLNPPADAPKQEVDELDLMMV; encoded by the coding sequence ATGACATTGACATTAGCAGTTTATGGAAAAGGCGGTATCGGCAAATCGACCACCAGCTGTAACATTTCCACCGCCCTCGCCAAAAGAGGAAAAAAAGTATTACAAATAGGTTGCGATCCGAAACACGATAGCACCTTTACCCTCACAGGCTTTTTAATCCCCACCATCATTGACACTCTCCAAGAAAAAGATTTTCACTACGAAGACATTTGGCCCGAAGATGTAATCTACAAAGGTTATGCAGGGGTAGATTGTGTCGAAGCAGGAGGACCACCCGCGGGCGCTGGTTGCGGTGGTTATGTAGTCGGTGAAACTGTAAAACTACTCAAAGAATTGAACGCCTTTGATGAATATGATGTAATTTTGTTTGATGTGTTGGGGGATGTGGTTTGTGGTGGTTTTGCAGCGCCCCTTAACTATGCCGATTATTGTCTCATTGTCACCGATAATGGTTTTGATGCCCTTTTTGCCGCCAATCGTATCGCCGCCTCCGTCAGAGAAAAAGCACGTACTCATACTTTACGCCTAGCGGGTTTAATTGGTAATCGCACCTCAAAAAGAGACTTGATTGATAAATATATTTCCCACGTAGCCATGCCTGTATTGGAAGTATTACCTCTCATTGAAGATATACGGGTATCACGGGTTAAGGGTAAAACCTTGTTTGAAATGGCAGAAAAAGATCCTAGTTTGGATTATGTATGTGATTTTTATCTCAATATTGCTGACCAAATTTTGGCAATGCCTGAAGGGGTTGTGCCTAGTGAAGCCCAAGACAGAGATTTATTTACTTTACTTTCTGATTACTATCTCAATCCCCCTGCGGATGCACCCAAGCAGGAAGTTGATGAGCTTGATTTAATGATGGTTTAA
- the ctpA gene encoding carboxyl-terminal processing protease CtpA gives MKKIFLCCLVIFYILLSGIVAVPNAYAFSEEEKLVLQCWRLVNEAYVDSSFNGQNWWGLRQKILRKPLNNREETYGVIREMLASLDDPYTRLLPPERYHDLQITTSGELSGVGLQISVNPETKHIEVVSPLPNSPAEDAGIHPRDEVISIDGVRADTLSLDEAASRIRGKVGTEVTLEIKPKDKDIVNVYHLRRDRLSLSSVISRLDDSNPDFPVGYLRLNQFSGSATKDLAHAIALFEQKNVKGYILDLRNNPGGLLQAGVEIARLWLKPSTIVYTVNRQGTMGSYDAMGEPITDAPLVVLVNQGTASASEILAGALQDNGRAILVGEKTYGKGLIQSLFELPDGAGLAVTVAKYETPNHKDINKLGISPDFVVSQEPINYFEIGTDVDLQYQRAIASLQQS, from the coding sequence ATGAAAAAAATTTTTCTTTGTTGTTTAGTTATTTTTTATATTCTGCTTTCAGGAATAGTAGCAGTGCCTAATGCCTATGCTTTTAGTGAGGAAGAAAAGTTAGTGCTTCAGTGCTGGCGTTTGGTTAATGAAGCCTATGTAGATAGTTCTTTTAATGGTCAAAATTGGTGGGGATTACGCCAAAAAATTCTCAGAAAACCTTTAAATAATAGGGAGGAAACTTATGGAGTAATTAGGGAAATGTTGGCTAGTTTGGATGATCCTTATACTCGTTTGTTGCCCCCAGAGCGCTATCATGATTTGCAGATTACTACTTCTGGGGAACTTTCTGGGGTTGGTTTACAAATCAGCGTCAATCCTGAAACGAAACATATTGAGGTGGTTTCTCCTTTGCCTAATTCTCCTGCGGAAGATGCGGGGATTCATCCTCGGGATGAGGTTATTAGTATTGATGGGGTAAGGGCTGATACTCTTTCTTTGGATGAGGCGGCTAGTCGTATTCGGGGTAAGGTTGGTACTGAGGTTACTTTGGAGATTAAACCTAAAGATAAGGATATTGTTAATGTATATCATTTAAGGCGCGATCGCCTTTCTCTGAGTTCGGTTATTAGTCGTTTAGATGATTCTAACCCCGATTTTCCTGTGGGTTATCTGCGATTAAATCAGTTTAGCGGTAGTGCTACCAAGGATTTAGCCCATGCGATCGCCCTTTTTGAACAAAAAAACGTTAAGGGTTATATTTTAGATTTACGTAATAACCCAGGGGGTTTATTACAAGCAGGGGTTGAAATTGCCCGTTTATGGCTAAAACCTAGCACCATTGTTTATACCGTCAATAGACAAGGTACTATGGGTAGTTATGATGCTATGGGAGAACCAATTACAGACGCACCCTTAGTAGTTTTGGTAAACCAAGGTACGGCTAGTGCCAGTGAGATTTTAGCAGGGGCTTTACAAGATAATGGTAGGGCGATTTTAGTGGGGGAAAAAACTTATGGAAAAGGTTTGATTCAATCTTTATTTGAACTTCCCGACGGCGCAGGATTGGCGGTAACAGTTGCCAAATATGAAACCCCTAACCATAAAGATATTAATAAACTCGGGATTTCTCCTGATTTTGTTGTCTCTCAAGAGCCGATTAACTATTTTGAAATTGGCACTGATGTTGATTTGCAGTATCAAAGGGCGATCGCCTCTTTGCAACAATCTTAA
- the psbM gene encoding photosystem II reaction center protein PsbM yields MQVNDLGFVATLLFVLVPTVFLLILYIQTGKNEA; encoded by the coding sequence ATGCAAGTTAACGATCTAGGTTTTGTTGCTACTCTACTGTTTGTGCTTGTGCCTACCGTTTTCCTTTTAATTTTATATATTCAAACAGGAAAAAACGAAGCATAA
- a CDS encoding LON peptidase substrate-binding domain-containing protein, protein MTSPSIAVRELPLFPLPEVVLFPGRPLPLHIFEFRYRMMMNTILEYDRRFGVLMIDPSNGEIANIGCCAEIIHFERLPDDRMKILTLGQQRFRVLEYVREKPYRVGLVEWIDDQPTQINLQDKADEVRTLLTDVVTLSAKLTDQKIELPENLPTAPMELSYWVASNLYGVAVEQQTLLEMQDTAERLQREADILVTTRGNLAARTALKDAFN, encoded by the coding sequence ATGACATCACCTTCCATCGCTGTTAGAGAATTACCATTGTTTCCTCTGCCCGAAGTGGTTTTATTTCCAGGGCGTCCGTTACCTCTACATATTTTTGAATTTCGTTATCGTATGATGATGAATACTATTTTAGAATATGATCGCCGTTTTGGTGTGCTAATGATCGATCCTAGTAACGGGGAAATTGCTAATATTGGTTGTTGTGCGGAGATTATCCATTTTGAACGTTTACCTGATGATCGCATGAAAATCCTGACTTTAGGACAGCAACGGTTTAGAGTTTTGGAATATGTGAGAGAAAAACCTTATCGAGTTGGTTTAGTGGAATGGATTGATGATCAACCTACCCAAATTAATTTACAAGATAAAGCTGATGAAGTGAGAACTTTATTAACAGATGTGGTTACACTCTCAGCAAAATTAACCGACCAAAAAATTGAGCTTCCTGAAAATTTACCCACTGCCCCCATGGAATTGTCTTACTGGGTAGCTAGTAATTTATATGGTGTGGCGGTGGAACAACAAACATTGTTAGAAATGCAGGATACTGCTGAGCGTTTGCAACGGGAAGCTGATATTTTAGTTACCACCAGGGGAAATTTGGCAGCTCGTACGGCTTTAAAGGATGCTTTTAATTAA
- a CDS encoding ArsR/SmtB family transcription factor, producing MKSPSLNKTHLENELIPCSPHGIDDNLCGVFEGKILSHEKSQTMADFFGLLGDANRLRILSVLAQQEMCVCDLANMLQMSESAVSHQLRTLKSMRLVAYQKRGRRVYYRLLDHHVLELYRAVAEHLDEVD from the coding sequence ATGAAAAGCCCTTCCCTTAATAAAACTCACCTAGAAAATGAACTAATTCCCTGCTCTCCCCACGGAATAGATGATAACTTATGTGGAGTATTTGAGGGAAAAATTCTCAGCCATGAAAAATCTCAAACTATGGCAGACTTTTTTGGTTTATTAGGGGACGCCAATCGTCTGAGGATTCTATCAGTATTAGCCCAACAAGAAATGTGTGTTTGTGATTTAGCAAATATGTTACAGATGAGCGAATCAGCTGTTTCTCATCAACTTAGAACATTAAAATCCATGCGCCTAGTAGCATATCAAAAAAGAGGTAGAAGGGTTTATTATCGTCTCTTAGATCATCATGTTCTGGAATTGTATCGCGCCGTGGCAGAACATTTAGACGAGGTAGATTAA